In Symmachiella dynata, the following are encoded in one genomic region:
- a CDS encoding PQQ-binding-like beta-propeller repeat protein: protein MLKTWSCVCAVLLILAVDVQAEEEWPQVLGPHRNGISAETDLLDKWPDEGPKEVWRMPGGVGMSGLAISRGRLLTMVQTDGKQRVICIDAATGKPIWSTPVAPEYRNGQGDGPRATPTIVGDQVFAFTGEGILVALKFSNGDILWSHNTLEEHGGQPADYGMACSPLVAAERVIVTIGAPQATVVAYDIKSGKPAWKAGTEETAGYSSPALLNVGGREQAVVFTGSSVIGIAAQDGADLWRYPYKTDYDCNIATPLSFKEQVFISAAENHGSVLLKLLPDGDRFRPTEVWASQGVKSVLRNEWQTSILMDGYLYGFDNVGSAGPVTHLTCVNAATGERVWRQTRFGKGNLIAGDGKLFISTIKGELVVIEASPQHYQEIGRTPLLGPTRQAPALCAGLLYLRDGREIVCVDVRTPK, encoded by the coding sequence TTCAGGCTGAAGAGGAATGGCCACAGGTTCTCGGGCCGCACCGTAACGGCATCTCCGCAGAAACGGATTTACTCGACAAATGGCCGGACGAGGGGCCCAAAGAAGTCTGGCGCATGCCCGGGGGTGTGGGCATGTCGGGATTGGCAATCAGCCGTGGACGGTTGCTGACGATGGTACAAACCGATGGTAAGCAACGGGTCATTTGTATCGATGCGGCGACCGGCAAGCCGATCTGGAGTACACCCGTCGCACCCGAGTACCGCAACGGGCAGGGGGACGGTCCGCGAGCGACTCCGACGATTGTGGGCGACCAGGTGTTTGCGTTCACTGGGGAAGGAATTCTCGTTGCTCTCAAATTTTCCAACGGGGATATCCTCTGGTCACACAACACGCTTGAAGAACATGGCGGACAGCCAGCGGATTACGGCATGGCCTGTTCGCCATTGGTTGCCGCCGAACGGGTCATTGTGACGATCGGCGCGCCTCAAGCAACGGTAGTTGCCTACGACATAAAATCCGGCAAACCCGCTTGGAAAGCGGGGACAGAGGAGACGGCGGGGTATTCCTCCCCGGCATTACTCAACGTGGGGGGACGAGAGCAAGCGGTCGTGTTCACCGGTAGTTCGGTGATTGGCATTGCAGCCCAAGACGGCGCTGACCTGTGGCGCTATCCATACAAGACCGATTACGACTGCAACATCGCCACCCCACTGTCATTCAAAGAGCAGGTGTTCATTTCCGCTGCGGAGAATCACGGCAGCGTGCTGTTGAAACTGTTACCCGACGGCGACCGATTCCGTCCGACCGAAGTCTGGGCCTCACAAGGCGTCAAAAGTGTGCTGCGCAACGAGTGGCAAACGTCGATACTGATGGATGGCTATCTATACGGCTTCGACAACGTCGGCAGCGCCGGACCGGTCACCCACCTGACCTGCGTCAATGCAGCAACCGGTGAACGGGTGTGGCGACAAACACGTTTCGGCAAAGGCAACCTAATCGCTGGCGACGGCAAACTATTCATTTCGACCATCAAAGGCGAACTGGTCGTGATAGAAGCCTCTCCCCAGCACTACCAAGAGATCGGCCGCACACCGCTACTCGGTCCAACCCGCCAAGCCCCGGCCCTCTGCGCGGGATTGCTCTATCTACGCGACGGCCGCGAGATCGTCTGTGT